ATTAATATAAAAGAGGGTACTTCCAAACGGTTTCCCCTCGATGTTGTAGTTTTGTTTTGTGAACCAAAAACTGCAACATGGGTAAAGATACAGAAATAAAATTAGTCGGACAGCCGATTTTTAAACAAGTACTCGACTTGATTGAAAGAGTAAACATACCAGGGTTGGTTAAAAAGAATAGTGCTGACCGCTATTATAAGGCTTTTCGGGCCAAAACACAGCTTATTACCATGTTGTTTGGTATTTTAAGCCGATGTGACTCAATGAATGAGATATGTG
Above is a window of Bacteroidales bacterium DNA encoding:
- a CDS encoding DUF4372 domain-containing protein gives rise to the protein MGKDTEIKLVGQPIFKQVLDLIERVNIPGLVKKNSADRYYKAFRAKTQLITMLFGILSRCDSMNEIC